ATCTATATGACCTCTTTATTATTAGAGTACTATAAAACTGAAATGCATTGTACTTGCGAAAATAATTTGCTGGAGATAGGTTTAACTATACCTTGAGTTGCATATTTGGTTATTACAACTTTTTCTTCGTTTCAAGGCAACCGACAAGGGGTACCAAATCTAATTTTTGTAATCACTTAAGTCTAGTACTATTTTATTAATGTAGCGCTCATTTGCATCTTTGATGATAAACTTCATACCATTTTTATATTTAATGACTTCATCTACAGAAGGCACTTTACCAGCAATCGAAAGAATCAAACCACCAAGTGTAACATAGTCTTCTTCAGGGTCACGTAATTCTATTTTTAGATCCTCTTCTATATCCTTTATAAGAACCCTTGCTGACACTTCAAACTTATTTTGAGACAATTCAGTAATGGTATATTCTGAATTTATTTCGTTCTCACTATCAATGTTTGGTATTAGCTCCTCTATAAGATCGGTCATTGAAATTAAACCATCAGTTCCACCATATTCATCCAATACAATAGCTAAGTATGACTTAGAAGATTTCATCCTAACAAAAAGATTAGTTGTCTTCATCGAGGGCGGAACAAATATTACGCTTTGTATAATATTTCTCAGATTAAAATTTTTATCCCTATTAAAAATAACATCTTTTACATAAAAAAAGCCTATTACGTTATCAAAGTTATTTCTATAAATTGGTATTTTAGTGTGGCAAGTGTTTTTTATCTTCTTTATTATTTCACGCTCGCTTGACTCAATGTCTACTGCGCATATCTCTGTACGTGGAGTCATTATATCCATTATACCACAATCGCGGAATTTTAATAGACCATTAAATATATTAAGGTCTGGCAGATCTTTCATTAATGCTTCAGTCGCACACTTTTTCAACACAGAAGCTTTTTTGAAAAGGAAGAGAAAAATTCTATATGCTATTTTTTCTACTAAGGTTCCTTTTTTACTCAATTTATTCCCTGTAATGGCAAAAACGTTTTCAGATCAGATTTATCAAGAAAACTGTTATTAAATGTTTAATAAGCATGTGAATAATGTCAAATTAATTTGTGAATTATTTGTTGATATAAAATACCAACAATTGATCAACAGTTTTTTCAACGACATATACATAGTTATGTAACAATGCATGATGGTAAAATGTTTTCCATAAAAGAAAATTACTAACACTCT
This genomic interval from Wolbachia endosymbiont (group A) of Rhinocyllus conicus contains the following:
- a CDS encoding transporter associated domain-containing protein, with the protein product MSKKGTLVEKIAYRIFLFLFKKASVLKKCATEALMKDLPDLNIFNGLLKFRDCGIMDIMTPRTEICAVDIESSEREIIKKIKNTCHTKIPIYRNNFDNVIGFFYVKDVIFNRDKNFNLRNIIQSVIFVPPSMKTTNLFVRMKSSKSYLAIVLDEYGGTDGLISMTDLIEELIPNIDSENEINSEYTITELSQNKFEVSARVLIKDIEEDLKIELRDPEEDYVTLGGLILSIAGKVPSVDEVIKYKNGMKFIIKDANERYINKIVLDLSDYKN